The stretch of DNA GTCTTGTTCTAACAATAGGATTAAATGTAGATGCTCCCTAGCATAAATCATATCGTAACAAGTAAAGAGTTTCTGGGTTACAACAACTCTATATGAGACTTTGATTCATCTCAGTTTTGACACAATTTCGGTTATGCTTCTAAAATGGCTGTGAAAATGCaaatatgaaaataattcaTGTAATATTCTGGCAGCGTTTCAAGTTCTGCTTtgtcaaaattaattttatcagGGTTTATACTGAGTTAAATGCAATGTTTAAGATTTGAGGCCGAATATCCCCTTCATTAGCAATGTCGTAATGAACTGAGAAAATTCGTTTTTACTATCCCTGGTCATGTTATAAGCTACTTGGATTTTGTAAGCTGGAAGGTCGAGGATAAAATAAGCATAAAACCTACTGTTTATTTGTGTTCCCAGCACTCCATCTGAGAGAGCCCATAGGCATGGAATCAAAAAGGCTACAGGGTGAAGTTTAGTGTTGGGAGGGACCCATAGTAGTAAGCAGGCAGCAGATGTAAGGGAGATAAGTATACCTGAAAACACAGCTATTATATTGAACTTTATCATTAGTAAAACagattttaattacgttaaagAAATTGAAAGAGGAAACAATGCTCAAgtacaaattataaaataaggAATTGTTTCGCTTTTCATTATCTAGCGCTAGGACAAACGAAGCCAACTTTTTGTATtccaaaatagttttatttattgacATTTGGCAAACTTATGTGTAAGATTGCTTGCATCGATACTCTGAAAATCATTTGCTTTAAATGTTTGGTAAGCAATTTAAAAACTGAAGCCTGGCTGCTGCAAGCACCAGCAATTACCAGGATGTGTATTTAATGTTACAACAAATCGTAACGCAATATTGAGTAAAAAAGCATTGCATGTATGTTCATAATAGGGCAATGGTTACCGTGAAATGTTTCCGTTTCataaatgagaaaaaaatttggGGATTAGCAAAATCTTAAGCTGAAAGATGAGCATATCTTGACGGGAAAAGGGAAGTCATTTGAAAAAGAGTTCAAAAGCTCAAGAAGATGAGTTCTGGTACATTTTTCCAATTAAAGCAATACTATGGCATATTGTGGGTGTTCAACATCCTTTTCAATTCGTGAGTGTTGCCAACTACTTCACTCATGTAATGAGCTTTCTCTGAATTGGTGGTGCCCTGACTAACTCATAATAATGTCACAGGAAGCCATATTGTGCATTTCATGAGACAAAAAGTgattttgcttttaaatttgaaaatcaATGCGAACTCCATTAAAAAATGAATTTCAATAATCAAAACTGAACTGCCCACAAAAATAATTGAATAAAATCTGAAAGTGGATCAGTCTAAATTGTCACCAGCATTCTTAATACATTGTTTTTATGGCTGGTATAAATCACTAggcatttaattaaaatatattatcttgTTTATAACGGGTCTCGGCTCAACTCCAAAAAATTGGTTTAACCATTTTTTGCTACAGGAAGAAACAGCTAGCCTACTCACTTGTAATAATGACGGGTGCTCTGCCGATTGCCTGCACAAGTCTGCCACTCGTGAATGCTCCTGCAGCGCTAAATGCAAATGCTACCATAATTACATAGCCGAGTTTATCCACTCCATATGCACAAGATATGAAACCCTGAAACAGTTATATTAAATCTGTTTTATTTCTCAGCATATCAGTTTATTTACCAATTAAAAAACGAATTAAAAAAATAACCAAATTTACACCATGAAAACTTGTTTTTGGAAGCTACTCTTCTAAGAAAGATTACAAATGATGCCAAAATCAGTGAGTAAAATACCATCAAATAGTTAGTCAAGTTGTTTCACTCTCTGTCATTAGATGTAAACTTTGTAAATGAAATGACTACCACAAGTTTTAAGGCATTCAATTTTATATAATCAACAAGTCAAAAGGATGACAGGTTTGTGAAAATCACAAAACttcaatgatttttttcaacttgaactTAGAGATTTGACAGCTAATGAATTGGAAATGATGCAATGTCctttttttgagcattttttgtaaaaacaaagtTTAGTAGTGGCTGGCTGACTTAAGCACATACAGCGCTGTAATTAGCAAGCATGAGGCTGGCCATGTAGCCCATTCCGATGAGTAGTGGCATGAGAAGTAAGGTTCGAGGGTCTTTGCCTGTCTCTAGCAGTTCTTGCATTGTCTTTTTTAAACTCCCACTTCCTGGTCTTTTTGCTACCTAAAATGTGTACCTTAAGGTAACACCTCACAATATATGTTTATTGCCATTCAAGCTCATTTTGCACAAAGACTTCGGTATCATTCACTTACGTGTACAAGAGCTGTACATTTActtaacatatttaataataaaatagtaaattaTCATTTCCAATACTAGACTACGCTTACAGATGctttttgccaattttgcttCGCGTTATGCGTTCATCAGTTAAATATTCTATATAGGAGAAAATCAATTGAGGACATACCTTGAGTGTCCGCAGACATATAACAATGAGCAGACAAGCTAAGATAGGCAGAAGCGTGTTAACAGCAAAGTAAATATACTGCTTTCCAATCTGGACAGTCTTACTACTCGTCTTGCCTTCACCATCATAGTATGAGAGTCCACAATTGAGGTCGCCAACTTCTTGAGCAGACTCATTGTTTTGGTCAGTTACAAATAAGCCAGCATATGAGGTTGAGGTAAGGTTGAAAGGCCTGTTAGCGAGTTCTGTACTCTCATAGAGAAAAAACAAATCTCCCAGAAGCAATGAGCTAAGAAGATTTCCCACGATATGTGAACATAGAAAGAAacagaagacaactccattGAATTTGGTAACAACTTGTTGAAGAGGTTCGGTAGAAACTAAAGAGTAAGTTGTAGAGATGTTGAGGATGTAGACTCCTTCGACAGCCCACCACAGACCAATACAAAAGCCTGAGTAAAGACTCGCGGGCAACGTTAAATAGTAGGACATGTAGAACATGCTGAGAGGGTAGATGATGAATCCTGTTGTAGACAAGACCATGATCCACTTTGGTCTCAACTTGCTCATGAGCGGGTTAACGCACACGCCCCCGAACCACATGAAGCAAAACAAGGAACCATAGCATACAAGTGACAATTGTTTATCTTCTCCTAAGCTGTTCATTGCATTCCTTACACTAAAAGAGCTAGAAAAAACGAGCAAAAAAGCAAGGCCGATGGTTGTCAAGCGCTTATAGCAATCGATGCGAACTTTACGAACATGGCTACTTGAAAACAATGAACCATGCCTCGAAGAGTCTTTCGCAACCATTCGAGCAGCCTCAGCCAATGGAAGTCGTCCTTCCAGTGTGTCAATATACTCAGAGTTATCAAAAATATCACCATCCTCATCCTCTTCATTTACTGTATCAAAGACTGTTGCATCTTTACCTGACTTCTGGCTCAAGACCTCTTGGTAGACATCAAGGTAGCTCTGACTTGCCAACAGCAGAGATGAACCCAATACCTGACCTAAATGTAGAGCAGATAAATTACAAATAGGGTTAATGCACGCCAagcagaaataaaaaataagaaagTTGATTAGATCATGTATAGCAGTTTGGATTCGATTTGATTTCTCTAGACTGCTCCCTTAAGTAAAGCTCTCTAGTTTTGGTATATCATTATTCTTTACCAACCCTTTTAGTCCTTTAGTTTTAAGTGGTTAGAGAATCGCAGTTGAATGACTTTCAAAAACTTCGCGTATTCAAGTATCTATGCTTCTGCTCCAGCAATGTAATCACAATGCCAGCATTTATAGAACAATAGAGCATTTTACAATCAGCCTGTAGAAGATATTGTGTCGAGCGTGTTGCACATAAACGGTGCTGAACAACTGAACTTACCTGGATCTGAAAGCCATGACAGGGCATTTCCAGGAGCTGAGATGAGGTCTGCTGTAAACTGAGAAAAACGTGAAGTGTTACCAAGAGACGCAATGTCTTCACCAATGTTCAGATCATATTCTGAGGCAAACCGGGAGCTTGGAGTGCTTTGGCTAAGCTCAACATCTGACGTTGGCTCAAGAGGCTCAGCTTCATTTTGAACGACTGGTTGAACCGTGAATCTGTACTCTTCAACACAAGCAAATATGATAAGGCTCctattaacaaaaaaatttcctTGGCTTGTAGCTTAGAATGTTTTGAATATATAGATGTGATGGCAAACTAAGTCTGACTGCTACTGGCTTTGTGTTATCTGCCAGAGATCAATGGTAGTTAAAGCAAGCTTGTGGCACCAAATTCCATCATCAATTTTGGTAGTTGCACAGCCTACTGCTGACCCTCTTTGAAGTTCATAAAAACAGAAACAGACACCCCTGATGGGTGACATAATGGGGGGCATGACCATACTGAATAATGCTGTGAAACCTTGATTTTTGAATTTCAAAGTTTGCATGAAACTATTGAACCTTATTATTTTGTGTAGAAATATATACTAGAGGGAAAGATAAATCACagctaacaataataaaaataacaaacatatgtaattgtttatttgtaaataTCAATAAGCAAAAAATGGATCAGTAATGTAATATTTATCAGTTTAAGCTTTGACACCAGAAGTCATGGTGATGAAAGTATTAAGGATTGTCTTGATATTAACTTCAGTTACCAACTTTCTATGAATGAAAATCAATAATTTCTGACACGCTCTGTAGTCTTAAGTGTTTTGGTCGGAGTAACTCATCTTTGCAATTTTAGGTTATGTTTAATCACTTACTATACTGGTGACAGGAGATGCCAGGTTCTTTTTTTGGATTACTAGAGTTTATGGTCGCCGCAAGTAATGGCCAACAGTCAATCTGATCATGCTCAGAGGTTATTAAAGTTTGCAAATACCGTCATAACTGCCAGCTTAGAGTTGAATTCCAACCGCGAATATGCACTGATAGTCTGTCTTGGAACTGATTCAAATTTACTGTTAACAGCACTACATTTGGTCACCTATTTAGTGCCCTATATTTCAACCattcaattacatgttttaggcatacacaatgtatatatgtttaatGTTCACTGTTGGCTAACCATTTTTCGCATTTCTATTTTTATGGCAGCTTTGTCATATCTTCTGTTAGATATGACAACAAGATTTTACTCATTGTAAAAAATCACAACATCACTTCAAAACCCACATTTGTGACAAATGTATGGCCAATATTCCGATGAGAGAATAACTACTCTCACAGTAGAGAAGccatatttaaacaattttaggtTGGTTGATGATAGTTTTATCTGTTCTTTTTTCATCAAAGCCTCATCTATTTTTTTCTCGTTCTTGTGACACAATTTCTCTTTTCTTACTCACAGAAGTCGAAATCATTTTTTGCACACTCCTGTGGTCATCTTTTTTCACAATGCACTTCCACCAGTCTCGTTCAGTCATGCCTACTCATCATTTCAACCATTTCCTGGGCATCCTACCCTTACCAGAAGAACTGTTCTAGCCAAGTCGTTTTACTCTAACAGAGTTAGCTGCTGCGGCATCAAAAGTTTCACAGTCAAACTGAGGAGCTCTCAATCTCGTAATCACACTTGCCCCCCACCGGTTGGCACGGGTTTTTAGTATACCTCTGTGTAATATCACTTTAAGTAGTACAGAGTCTTGAGCGACATCACAGGATAATCAGTGCAGATCGCCGGCCATTTCATAAAATCTATACATCGTCTGCTGATTCTTATTTGCTCAGCGTTTATTATtttgactattaatatattgtttattattaataaagttatctTTTAGAAATAAGTACTAAACATTGTAATTGTAATGTATGTTTCATTATTGGGTCAGCAGACTCTTACATAGGCAAGTTAAGAAGTCAACCAATGTGATTTCTTTAGCTCCTCACTCAACCTAATCATTCAGGAGTGAGGTACATGTTACATGTTGAGTGTTTCATTTTTCGAGAATCCCATTAAATCAGCACTGCACATAATGAAAAAATAGATACATACAACAAACCAATGTGATAACACTCGTTGAAGTAATACATGTAGCACGCAAACAATGTGATCACACGTATTAAAGTAAAACTTATAGCAAACAACCAATGTGATTACGCCAATGAAAGGAAACAATAAACACACATTTGTATTGTGTGATGCATATATTTTCATCACTATTTTACCAATTTTCCATCAAATGTAGATGACACTTTGAGAACAAGAATGAATCCAAGCATAAATTTCATACCAATTTGAACTTTGAACATAGTGTAGCAAAAAAGTTAGAGCTTGGTAATAGATACAATGTGTGTTTAGGAAGGGTACGACAACTACAAGTTTTACTAGCCAATTTGTCATTTTACCAAGTATGGTGTTTTCATCTATAGGAAATAGGCAATAATTAATGAAAAACCTGCGGCTGAAACTCATAAGAGATAATGCAGAggtttttaaacagtttttttgttACTGTGTACAGATGTTACTATTTATAATATTGAACAATTTATTTCTGCACTGATACcttaaaaacagttttcaagtccACAAAAGAAATTTTCTCCGAACTTTTCAAGACAAGAAAAGATTAATGAAAAGCAACTTGACTTTTCTACAAGGCAGGGGCGGATCTACTGTGgtgcatatggtgcaaatgcaccaccataaatatggcaaaaaataaaaataaaaagatttaaaatccatcaagaattgagtaaattacaATTCATTTCACTGAGACCTTGCTTTGGgaagaaatgaacaaaaacggcCTAGTAGAGCTCGTTATAATGAACCAGTTTAAATAACATTGacctgaatttgtttagcttataaacaaatgagagtggtcccaataaacatctccaattgagccacaactttttcgaaagaagtactacaagcaattttaaaagcaaaatgtctcaaaagGAAGGTCAAGAACGAACTTTAGATCATTTCTTTCGACgacaaaacaacaattaaaaaagtatgccctaatatgtttgttttataatagcatcgttatgtagctaatactacgaaacattttttatggtagtttgcagaaatgatggctaatttctgcacagccaaaccaaatggctgttgaggttttgtgattgattttgtcttgattttattttattgcacaaatgtttgttaactttctgtttacatgtaatcttgatatacatagtataaggaacattataaaacaccaaCTTAATTAATCATATCCAATGTCAATTATTACCTCCtaacttgttgtttgctgcaaataaatgattacacttgtttgggctcaaacacacctctccttcattctaagatgcctaaatttcaaaaagttccgCTAACGCGGGGCCAGGTAAGGGGGTCGCCCCGCGCACCCCCTCCCACTCTAGATATATTACATAAATTTTGCACCACACACTTTTTTCCTAGATCCACCCCTGCAAGATGCCTAAATCTCTAGGAGTTGGAGTAGTGCTCTCATATGATGCACTAAAATTATTGTCAGGGATTCTAGGTTTTTGGGATAAAATTACTTTTTCCATGAAAAATTACTTTTTCATAGATTACCTCGTTACTAGTTTTACTTGCAATAGCTCTACCATGTCCATAGCAAATAGTAGACAAGAGAGATGATTTCCTGGTTACGTTAATTTATTCACTGTTGAGTTGTTCAGTTGCTATTTGGAGTCTCCGcatagtagtaataacaatgatTATATAGAATTATATGTGTTATGTCTAAAAGCATTTATGAGTATTGAACTGAAGCTAGTATTCTTGAATGTAAAAGTACTTATTAGTGGCTACAAATTGCTAGTAGCTAGTGGCTCTTCTGAATTGCCTCATCCATTATCCCAATAAGTGGAATTCTTCAATGTGTGTgaagatatatgtatatatatagagtcGTCTTTCTAATTTTCGGctgtttttataaatttctcATGCAGATCAGTCTTATTGGCATGTTCATTGTACAATTGCGCTTTATAGGTGTTTTCTCTCAAATATAAAACACAAATGACAAATTTTTATTGCCAAACACAGACATTCTCAGAGTCTTTCTAATTACCTAATTCTTAAAATAGCCGACTCAATATAACGGCTGCAATTTTCATTCTTAAATAGTTGAATGTCTTTCAAGTGTGTATCTAAAATTACTAGACGGTTCATATCCTGCAGTAATATATCTGCAATATAATATGCAATATAATAATCATCATTAATATATcagtattatattgtattattataatatcaatataatacAATCATCATTAACTTTACTAATCATCAATGTTgctaattatagtaataggaaaaataattataataatagtgatGACCATAATAACggtgataataaaataataatactaaagAACTAGTAggaataataatgatgatagaacttataaaactaataatgataatggtacccgtaaaattatgtaataataatgaagATAATACTACAATGAAAACAGTAATAATTAGATCTAATAAgtagtaataattataatactaATTCTGCTActaataatgctaataaaaataataaaataatactgttGTTCGCTGCAATGCCAGTGTTAATGAAATAAGCTAATAAGCATCagtgaatatgtacattgtataatgTACAttgacatacatatatatgtacatatatatatctatgtatatatatatatatatatatatatatatatatatatatatatatatatatatatatatatatatatatatattgtgtatacaCTAAAAGgacaatataaatacaatagctATTACAGACTAATAGCCAGGGCAAGTTAAATAAAAGTAACAGGGTTGAAAAGCTGGGTAGGTGAAGGATGAGACCTACTCTGTTCAGTGCTGCCGTCGCTTCTGCGCTCTGGACTTATTGGATCCATGTCAACCTGCCTGAATAAGAAAGTTCTATTCAGAATGGGCAAGTGGCTGAAGCCATAGCTCAAGTAATATTGGCAATTTGCTAGTAGGTACATGTAGCGTACACTGCATACCGCTGTAGATACACAGAGCTGAACTAATAGCATAAACATTAGGAGTTAAAGCTTGTTATATTCTTTAAACCTTAGTGACGCCTTTTatttttgaacattttcataCAAGTTGACCATATTTAAAAACCTAATTGTAAGAGAGAAAAGTTATACACAATCGATATTAACAGAAAGTTTCACAGCGCACATAAGAAACATCTAGCTAGTTTTAAAATCTAAATTGTCCAGCTAATAAGCAGTCATTTAAAATAGGTAGTTTACTACATTCATTATGTTCATAGCATTAGCTAAGTTAGGTCATTTCACTTGTTGTACAGCTGAGGACAACTCCAGTTACTTGAAACACATATTAGACCAATCTTTATGAGGACTTGTTAATTAACCATAGGGTCGTCCTTGAAATCATTTCTATTACAAGTTTGAAAAGGTAGGTGATGACATAAAAGTATATGAAGTTTTGATGTCATTAGTGCAATAGTTGTGCTATAGTCAGTGTTGTCATAAATCAGTTTAGATTTTTACTGATAtgtagaagttgtcttctcatatAGCCAAAATTGAATATTTGGTGTTAATTGATTAGAACGttaataaagattgctcataatCATTGATATATGAGCAATTTCGTTAAAATACCTCTATTGGGTCAAGATTAGAAATACGATTATTTTGAATTGCACTGGAATAGAAAAGATTCGATGACATGGTGGAGACCACAATCTTGCAAATGATTAGCTGCATCATCGTTCTCTTATAGCtgactgtataataaatatatagctgTTCTATTCAACATTGAACATGCACATGCTATCGTGTATAAAAATGCTTAAATcacaaaaaaaacaagaaatcaGCAAACATTGATCCATTGTAAAAGTGCTTCAGTATATAAAACGACTTAACCGGCGATAGTTTGTTAACTAAACAGCTGTAAGTAATGAATCGGTTTTTTTACATATGAATTGAATTAATGTTTTAAAACTGCTTACGGAAGAATATGAGCAGCTTGAGAGTTTATACACAGTTTTAAATAGTAGATAAATTGTATACATACGAGTAATTATTGTGcaattgtagaaatagatgCAAATATGCAATAGGTGTATG from Watersipora subatra chromosome 2, tzWatSuba1.1, whole genome shotgun sequence encodes:
- the LOC137388245 gene encoding protein unc-93 homolog A-like, translating into MTERDWWKCIVKKDDHRSVQKMISTSVKYRFTVQPVVQNEAEPLEPTSDVELSQSTPSSRFASEYDLNIGEDIASLGNTSRFSQFTADLISAPGNALSWLSDPGQVLGSSLLLASQSYLDVYQEVLSQKSGKDATVFDTVNEEDEDGDIFDNSEYIDTLEGRLPLAEAARMVAKDSSRHGSLFSSSHVRKVRIDCYKRLTTIGLAFLLVFSSSFSVRNAMNSLGEDKQLSLVCYGSLFCFMWFGGVCVNPLMSKLRPKWIMVLSTTGFIIYPLSMFYMSYYLTLPASLYSGFCIGLWWAVEGVYILNISTTYSLVSTEPLQQVVTKFNGVVFCFFLCSHIVGNLLSSLLLGDLFFLYESTELANRPFNLTSTSYAGLFVTDQNNESAQEVGDLNCGLSYYDGEGKTSSKTVQIGKQYIYFAVNTLLPILACLLIVICLRTLKVAKRPGSGSLKKTMQELLETGKDPRTLLLMPLLIGMGYMASLMLANYSAGFISCAYGVDKLGYVIMVAFAFSAAGAFTSGRLVQAIGRAPVIITSILISLTSAACLLLWVPPNTKLHPVAFLIPCLWALSDGVLGTQINSFVAVIFRRKIAYAMTLVVTGIGMGSLVGTFGIAFGLFTFTVKVYIALILVCLSCFCFLILELLLKKGTL